A stretch of Bombina bombina isolate aBomBom1 chromosome 2, aBomBom1.pri, whole genome shotgun sequence DNA encodes these proteins:
- the LOC128646924 gene encoding uncharacterized protein LOC128646924: protein MRPTENVCQRTLSSSSITTHSLGSADTLPDIPCSTPVDNARNSREVMNIFNQIISGGIEEGNEEENTQDDISSGEIILRTVDPLEEDSQMTIIEESLSGTNTSAQSRSHQQPESTMSTPIPEIENAANIANNPIEAAPETDALQEMVGIARNFRDEQNKVIEMFGNFLKDRIRIEEQKIEIERERNEIFRAGFENLSKCVESISNLFSASSSPNPQFQE, encoded by the exons ATGAGgcctacagaaaatgtttgtcaAAGAACCCTTTCGTCATCTTCGATAACAACACATAGTTTAGGATCAGCGGATACATTGCCTGATATTCCCTGCAGTACACCCGTTGACAATGCCAGAAATTcgagag aagtcATGAATATCTTCAATCAAATTATATCCGGAGGTATAGAAGAAG gtaacgaAGAAGAAAACACACAAGATGATATTAGTAGTGGGGAAATAATACTAAGGACTGTAGACCCTTTAGAAGAAGATTCACAAATGACTATAATTGAAGAGTCCTTGTCAGGGACAAATACATCTGCCCAATCAAGGTCCCATCAACAACCAGAGTCTACAATGTCTACACCAATACCTGAAATTGAAAATGCTGCTAATATAGCTAATAATCCAATTGAAGCTGCCCCTGAGACAGACGCATTACAGGAGATGGTGGGAATAGCACGCAATTTTAGGGATGAACAAAACAAAGTAATTGAGATGTTTGGAAATTTTTTAAAGGATAGGATAAGAATAGAGGAGCAAAAAATAGAAATTGAAAGGGAAAGAAATGAGATATTTAGAGCTGGTTTTGAAAATTTAAGTAAATGCGTAGAATCAATATCAAACTTATTCTCCGCATCAtcatcaccaaacccacaatttcaAGAATAG
- the LOC128647754 gene encoding putative nuclease HARBI1, whose protein sequence is MRYNDAHKTTRCVIERTFGMLKSRFRCLDESGGTLQYVPEKVAVMVLVCCMLHNIALRQSNIEELEIITPDEDGVESVPQDVVEGGTHARNQLIQTHFVG, encoded by the exons ATGCGGTACAATGATGCACACAAAACAACTCGATGTGTGATTGAGAGGACCTTTGGAATGCTCAAAAGCCGTTTTCGTTGTCTAGATGAATCCGGAGGCACTCTTCAATACGTTCCTGAGAAAGTGGCTGTTATGGTGTTGGTCTGTTGCATGTTGCATAACATCGCTTTGCGACAATCAAAcatagaggaactggaaataataacACCAGATGAAGATGGTGTTGAATCTGTTCCTCAAGATGTAGTTGAAGGGGGTACACATGCACGTAACCAGTTGATACAAACTCATTTCGtag GTTAA